The Phragmites australis chromosome 13, lpPhrAust1.1, whole genome shotgun sequence DNA window TGCTCACCAAAtgcacgcaaaaaaaaaaaaaaaactacagggTTTTGCAGTGCCAAAGGAACTCCAGGATAAAGTTGTGAAATTTGACTTTCATGGACAACCTGCTGAAATCAAGCATGGCAGTGTTGTTCTTGCAGCAATATGTAGTTCCACAAACACATCAAATCCTAGCGTTATGGTTGGTGCTGGCCTTGTGGCAAAGAAAGCCTCCGAATTGGGCCTTGAGGTTTGTTTGTTCTTGCATAATGTGTTTAGATATTGTTGTATTGATTATTCTTCTGCGCACCTGGAAGCTAGTTCCTCGAGCGAGCTACCACCCTCCACATAGAGCCACACTTCTCCCCTGCTCTCTTCTCTAGCTATTTTCTCCTTCACTCTCCGCGTCTTCGCTTGCAACGGTGGCGACTAGTTTGGGTTGGGGTTAGGGGAAGGGGAAAAGTTCACTGGTGCATGCCGATTGTACAGGGAGGGAGAGGGTGGTGATGGTGGCGACAGTGGAGCCACAGGCTGCTGGTTTGCCAGATGGCTGTGGCTGGCGGCGGTGCGCAAAGAAACGGCAATGGTGGAGTTAGGCTAAAGGGGACTTTGGCGGCGGCATGTAGGGAATGGAGGCAATTGTCGTATAAATACATTGTGTAACTTTATAGATACACTTGTGTAACTTCCAAAAGGATCAGGACAGTAGCCCGGGGGTTGGAGGCGGTAGCAGGGTTCCTGCGGCGGCAGTGAAGGCGTCAAGGGATGTGGCAAAAGCCAGAGGGAGTTGGGCTGTGGAGCAGGGGCGGTGGTGGAAGGGGAAGTCGGGGAGGAAGGTGGGAAGGTCGTGTAGCACAGTGCTCTTAACACGCGGTCGATAGCGTCCTGTTGTACTTCACTGCTTTTCTATGCTTCCTTTGCTCTCTTTTGACCGTGGAACAATATTTATCTTCAGGTGAAGCCATGGGTAAAGACAAGCCTTACCCCTGGGTCTGTGGTTGCACGTGAATACTTGAAACATAGGTATCTTGTTTCCGTCCTGTAGTTTCCGTGAAACATGGAACCGCAATGTGTCACGATCCGATGGCATGTTTGAATCAAAACTTGTGATTTCTTCATGCAGTCACCTTCAAGATTATTTGAACCAGCAGGGGTTCCATCTTGCTGCATTTGGCTGTGCCACTTGCGTCGGCAACTCTGGCAACCTTGATGAATCTGTATCAGCTGCCATCACAGAAAatggtatatatatatctgtattTTTCTATGCACACTGAATATTACATTTTGGCTGCAACAAGTTTGTATTGCTAGCTTGCGGTTTACTCTTGCATATATAGatattgttgctgctgctgtgctgTCAGCCAACCGTAACTTTGAGGGTCGCGTGCACCCTCTGACTAGGGCTAACTACCTCGCCTCCCCGCCTCTAGTTGTTGCCTATGCTCTTGCTGGCACTGTAAGTACTAGATCCATGGCATTCTTACATCCACTTTGATGTGCACATAACTTATTTTCATAGGAAGAGCGTGGTGGTGGTTAACATTACAACTTGTGCCTTCTTAGGTTGACATCGATTTTGAGAAAGAACCCATTGGAGTCGGAAAGGGTGGCAAAGAAGTTTACTTCAGGGATATATGGCCCACAACCGAAGAAATCGAACAGGTAACATAACTTCTACACCTTTGATCTGAAATATACTTCAGGGATATATCATTTTTTACCTATCGTTTTGGATACGCCAGTCTTAACGTACATATTTGACCATTAGTTTTTGTAGCTATTTTCTAATAAAAGTTCCTGGAAATTATATGAGATGAATTACCATTAATGACAAATCTAATGATACCAGTTGCACAAGACATATTGATCCAAATTCTAAATTGTTGGCTGCACGCATTCTAAACAACATCTGAAAAAGAACAGAGTATTTTATTTATGTAGTTCTGACTTGTCTCTACCATATCTACATTAGAGATGTAATTCTGTCTCCACTAAAATTCTTTTTTGCAACCGATAATGATCAACAGGTTGTCAAATCCAGCGTGCAGCCTTACATGTTCACGCAAACATACGAGTCCATCATGAAATGTAACCAGAGGTGGAATGAGCTCACGGTTCCCGAGGCGGCACTCTTCCCATGGGACCCAAGCTCCACATACATTCGCAATCCCCCCTACTTTGAGGGCATGGCCATGTCCCCACCCGGCCCCCCAACGGTGAAGGATGCCTACTGCCTGCTCAACTTAGGGGACAGCATCACGACGGACCATATCTCGTACTCAGGGAGCATCCCTGAGGACAGCCCTGCTGCCAAGTATCTATGCGCGTGTGGCGTGGATCGGAAGAACTTCAGCTCCTATGGTGGCCGGCGTGGCAACAACGAGGTGGTGATGAGGGGAGCATTTGCAAACATGAGGATTATAAACAAGCTTATGGATGGCAAGGCTGGACCCTGGACAGTTCATGTTCCTACCGGGGAGAAGCTTTATGCCTTCGATGCGGCCATGGTATGTTGCCGCTAGTATATCAGCATTTGCTGTGGTTTTGCTCAATgtcattttttattgaaaactaGGTTGTATGTACAAATTAAGAGATTTTTATATGTTGCCTTAATGCAGAAATACAAGTCCGAGGGTGATGATACGATCATTATTGCTGGTGCTGAGTATGGGAGTGGCAGCTCTCGTGACTCCGCTGCCAAGGGACCAATGCTCCTGGTAAGTTCGTCGCTGCAGATTTAATAATGCCTTACTCCAGTGATCCCATATCCTCTTGTTTGGCAATCCCTTCGTTCTTAAATGTTTGTCATTTTATCTATGGATATAAGAATTAAAGAGTTGCCTAAAATGACCACCATACCTTTCTCTTACTCCTTGGTGGTCTAATAATTTACTTAACATTGTTGTGTTCTTTCCCAAAAGATATGCATCTGAATGTGCCTAGAATTGCAAAGCAACATATATTGTGAACAAAATTTAAAAGCTAAAATGGAAAATATTTAAGAACGGGAGAGTACGTAGCATGAAGCTGTGGTGTTTATAGGGTGTCAAGGCAGTGATTGCCAAGAGCTTCGAGCGTATCCACCGAAGCAACTTGGTGGGGATGGGAATCATTCCTCTCTGCTTCAAAGCTGGCGAGGATGCAGATTCACTCGGCCTTAATGGACACGAGCGCTACACCATCCATCTCCCTACCAGCATCAACGAGATACATCCCGGCCAGGATGTGACCGTAACAACCGACAATGGGAAATCCTTCACTTGCACTCTTCGCTTGGACACAGAGGTACGTACATTCCAAAAACTAGTAGAGTTTGAAGCAAAAACTAGTAGCTTTTGCTATTTCTATCTAGACAATCTTTAGAAGCTTCTGATCAGTCAGTTCACGTGTAAACCACACAATATTCTGTTCTTGGTTGTCATGCAGCTGGAGCTGGCATACTTCAACCATGGAGGCATCCTCCCGTACATCATCCGCAACCTAGCAGGACCGCGGATATAAGTTAAAATTTATTGGTGAAATAAAAGGTTGGTGTCTTCCAGATATAGTTTTTTTAGCAATATGACAAGTGGAATATATAGTTTGCTGACCTGAAAATCAAGATGAATTGGTTATCGATCTTGAAAAAAAGATGAATTTGTTTTCCAcaattttgatatgaaaaataaatgttCAAACAGTAAGTGGCTACTCAAGCTTTCAAATGAGTATGGGGTTTGGCAAAATCTTTTGAGGAGAAAGTATTTAGCAATAAGACTTTCTTGATCAGTTAATAAGCCAGGCGATTCTCATTTCTAGACTTGCTTAATGAAAGTCAAAGAACTTTTCCTTCCATTTGGTACCTTTAGGTTTGAAAATGGATTCAATTCAAAATTTGTGAAAAATACTTGGCTAGATGGCAAGGCTCATCTATACGACACTTATTTTTTGATGGTCACTTTGctaagtttatttggtgttCTATTCATATAGCTTTTTATTTTCAACCTCCTAATAGCAAATCCAACACGTTTGGAGATTGTATAAAAGGAATAGGATCAAAGCTAAAAGGTTAAGTATGCATGGTTGGGGCTGCTGCTCTTTGCTAGGCTTTGTGGCTAAGCCGAAATAACATTGTCTTTGACAAAGCATCTATTAAATCTTATATGCATGTTATTTATAGGGGAACATACTGGCTCCGATTCTGGATCTTGCTATAGTGAGGGGAGGAGGACAAAGACACGGTAATACAATTGGTGTGTTGTACTTTTGAGACTATGGTTATGGAGTTGTTCGCCATGTATCGGTAGAGATTTAGTAATAGGCTATGTGATTGATTGTACTATCCAAACTTTATTAGCAAACTATTCTTTTGATTTCATTTGCTTGGTTATATCAGCCTAGTGTTGCAACAATGTAATAAGTAACAGCTGCATGCATCTCTGAATGCAAGGTCGGGATATTattttattccattatctaaaaaggAGGCAAGTCTCCTGAGTCCTGACGAACAATATCCCCTTGTTTATAATATTGTTCGAAAGAGGCGTGCAACTGTAGCAGAAGTTCTTAGCACATCGCCTCTAAATCTGTCCTTTTGAAGGGCTATTATTGTACCTAAGTTGTAATGCTTGAATGACCTCATTTTAAGAATTTCCAATAAGCAACTTTCGCCTAAACATGATACATTCCAGTATAGGAATCGAGTGTTTACGGTACTTTTTATGGGTACAGCTTTGGGAATTGTAATGTTCAATTTAAAGATAAAACCTGTGGAAATTTAAGGTTATAATCTCCTGTTGTATTTGTGTAGCGGCGCTGTTTTAACATCTGTGCAAAAGAAATTGGAGAGAATGTAAAAGGTGTTGTTTTGTAAACAATGTCGAAGCTATTCAGCACCTCTGTTTTGAGTGTCATTTTGCTTGCTTTGTTTGGAGTACAATTCAAATTACTTTTAATTTGTTTCCACATGTTTCGATTCGCAATTGGTTTGTGAATTGGTTAATAGGTACTGGAGTGGACTTGCGAGCCCTTCTTTTTTATTGGGGTGGCAACACTTCTTCTGTCTAAATGAAATATCATCATATTTGTGTGTTTCTAATGCACATGTATTGAATATTTGCTTTCTACCTAATGCCATCATATTTCGTGCGTGTATGTAAATGGACATGCCGGAATCCTTCACTAGCACTCTTCGCTATCACACAGACAATGTACAACGTCTACAATGATGTCCACAGATGATGTCCATAGCATTAAAGAACAATAGACAAGGCAATTTTTGCTAAATTCACGGCTTTTGCTGCAGGACACGAAATTATTTGATGTTTGAAGGAAGTCCCTCCCGAAAAGTGGTTATTTATCAGGAGACGCTAGATAATGTACAaatgaaaatataaaatattttgcCAATTAAGGGAGAAATAATTTTGTCAGGAAATAGGAATTTTCGGCATACCGtgtgttgggatcgaagtcccagacaaggcgGACCTTCGGGAGCGGAGATATCGAAGGTCCCTTAGAGTGACACGTGCTGGAAGCGGAACAGTTTTGATTACCCCTTACGGTTatactgtggctctatttatagcccgtatcCGGTGACCACGGGTTccgtttacatatcttaccctCTAACCTGCTACATTTCCGGAATATCCGAaagcattatggtacaaatgagcatgatcccataattacaacagtacccaGGACGACCGTAGTCGAGTCCACTGTCGAGCTGGCCATCCCTTCGAAGGGTGTCCAAGCCTCCTTCGTCTGGTCGCATGCcaggcagccttcgcctccCGACGAAGGTCAGCTGACGCCTTCGCTTGCTCAAAAAGATGCGGGATGCGAACCGGGGCTTCGCTCACCAGTCGAAGGTAGTGAACCTTCGCCTTCGCCGGTTCGGGAGCCTGAAGATGCGGGGGCGcccgcacccttcgaccaacttcgCTCCCTGATCTCCGCGGCTGGCGAACGAACTTCCTGCAACAGCACGAAAGCTATCATGTAGCATCTCCAATAGACCTCGCGGTTCCCTTCGAGTTAGGGGGTGGCgagagatgatccccaacaccgtgtgccgaatacatgtaATTTTCAGCACATGGTGTGTCAAATACGAGCAATAgtactgtattcggcacacggtgtgccgaaaatatttttttttgatacACTGTGTAccaccgtgtaccgaatacgaatgctaaattcataaatacgactatatgttatctatttcggtaaatacgctcatatatgttgtctaattttggattttcaCCTAAATTTCATCTGAGGTGAACTGTATTTAATGCCTAAAACATAAGATAAGGTAGAGCATTGAGAGTGGCATTAtagttttattttgttttagatttagACCGAGCTCGTTCTTTGTATAGACATCAGCTCCTTCTCTGTCATCTTTAAATTTATTGACACATCATATTTTAGCTTAGGTAGACACCTAATTGCCAACCAGATGCTAAGAAAGGACAAAGAATGAGATTGTGGAGTCCTTCTTGCCTTGGAAGACGAGGATGGGGAAGGGGTGGAACAGAAGCAGTTAATGTGTAGGCCGCGGATGGTGCCTGCAAAGGAGGCCTGCGGCTGCACCATGCCTGCAGCTCCACAATGACCCCATCCTCCCTGCCCACCTCGAGACGCCCGGACAACGGCCTGAGCTCGAGCACGACGATGCCGGCGTCCATCACGCCGCAACACGAACCATGCGCCGTCTCAGACCGCCACACTCTCCACCTCGCCTATGACGACCTCAGCAGCGGACACGGTGTTTGGGGTGCCGAGCTCCCACGGTGCGACCGCCAAGGGGTCGCCCGGATCTGAAGGCCCTGCATCCGATTTGTTGCACCGGGGACGGCCACGTCACTCCAGGATGCCATCAAACTCAGTGGTTTCCATTCCTGTCATTGGCCGGACCAGATAGGAAGAAAGGAGGgacagaggaagaagaagaagagtataATGGGCATTTTCAAAGAAAATTAACGGGAGAAGTTAATGGCGATGGCGAAAAAGTTAAGTTTACAGCATGGATGGCATATTTCAGGTTAGGACTTTTACGATGGCGTTCCCGGATTAGACATTtgtaatggaaaaaaaaaaattatttcattttattaacAGATGTATGGCCatgtttgttgattttttttaataattttattttattgaaaaattacaaaaaaataaCTAAATTCACATAATTGTAAAAATAGGTACCTTTCAGCACGCGAAGTGACAACTAAGAACTTATCGGCACTCCACGTGCCAACATCTCACGTGATAGTGAGCCTGGGGCGGAGTGCCAACTTCTTTTCCTCATTTACTTCTCCTTGCTACACCtacaaagccaaaaaaaatgacAACTATAAGTTATTATTCACAAGTCACATTCTAGAATGCAAGATATATAAAATATAGTGTTGTTCCAAACTCACATTCATTATTTGTCCTGATCATAAAACAAACCATTTGAGTTGTCGATGTTTCTCAAAATGAAGTAACAAATGTCTTCGTGGATTATGTTGAGCTGAAAACTATGAAGCACGCTTTAAGACATGAGCCGGCGCTACGGAAATGacaaaaaatttctacattAAGTAAACACATAGGAAGTTGAAACTAGTTTAAGTATTGGTGCAATGACAAACCTCCTTAAAATCATGAAAGCTCTTCACTTTACTCATAAAATGGCACATACAATACCCATAGTGCACAACCTGGCGGTTGCTTATTGCACTACACATAGTGTGAAGTCTTTGTCATTACAAATTATAAGTAAAATGCATAAGTGTTAGTAATTACCGGGAAATCAACATGAATGGTCATTTTTGTCTTGCTCGGGTTGTGCTTCCCACCTCTAGCAATGTAATTCTCGAAGGCATGGGATATAAATAAGGTCAAATCGTTATCACCAACCATAATAGAACATTTTGTACAAGATTTATTTTACCATTAAAAAAGATCTATTAATTATTGGTATGAGGACTTTGGATAGTTTGCGGAGTCAAAGAATGCCATCAAACTCTAACGCGGCTTCAGCATAATCATAATCTAGTGGTCACTACACATGTATCGTAGCCAACAAGAGTTTGGTTAGGTTCTCAACCAAATGCCAAATCAAAAGTATTTTCATTGAAACACTTGCTTAAACCCGTAAGTGCTAGCAATGTACTCCTTATCTTGCAATTGGATCATAATACTTGTCACGTATTCCACAACTTCAACAAGCCCTTCTTGGACTTGTGTCTGGCATATTGATTGAGGGTCAAGCAATCCATCTGACTCCTTCACAGCTTTATATTGTACCCACATGTGTCTATAATCAAGAAAGTAGATAGACATGCCATTTTTAGAGTTGCATGAACGATGAGGATTTAGACACTTACAATGTCCAAACTCTCATAAGATGAGAGTTACATGGAGCTTGCTCGATATCGTCCGCACTTGATTTCTTGGCTTCCTCCGATAGCTTTTgttgcacaaaagcatcccacaCCAGTAGCTTGCCATACACATTGAAGGGCTCCAAGTTTTTCTTCATGTAGTAATAGTTCAACCCGTATTTCCAGTTCCTCCATGACTAGCTCATTGTCATCAAAGCGTGTCAACGGACCGCGCCAAGTGATTCTCTAGGGAACTCAAAATATTCTTGAAGCTGAGTCCACAACCTTTCCTTCATATTGGACTCCACCCTCCACCGACCTCCAATCAACTATTGTGATGGGGATTATCCCTTACAATTGTCCCACACATCGTCCGATATTTTGCCACATCCGTGAAAGGTTGAATAAGGATCCCTTTAGCATTGACCTCTGTTATGGTATATCGGCCTTGAGGTTTCTTATTCCTACCCCGATGCCCCCACTTTCATTTCTCAAACATTGGTTGAGGTTCATCTTTTGATGCCTGAGGCGAGGAGAACTGATTGTCACAAAGAAAGTGAAATTAtgaatttcaaataaatatctATACCCTTCAAACTAACTAAAACCATCTAAATTTGGAACCTTGTTGTCGGAGGATGGCTTCGGGCTTCTCCTTGCTAGGCTAAAGATGCTTCCAAGGCTACAATTCTTTGCCGGGCTCTCCCTCGAGCTCCTTGTCCTCGCCTGGCTCAACCTTGGGCTCCTGCTCCTTGCTGGGCTCGTGCTCGGGCTAAGGACGGAGACTAAAAATTAGCGGTCAAAGTTATAATAGGGAAGtcaaaagtgacaagtattttGAAATGGATGTAGTAGCATGTACCACGTTGACAAAcgaaaaacatatataaaacgAGCTTCAGTGAAACGTGTTAGAGTTTATGTGTTGCACGTGTAAACATTAAAGGAGAGTTTATACATTAGAAGGATTTGACTTTAGATAGAAATAGAGTCTGTATTTAAGTCAAGGCCGAATCCATCTATATTTGTACTCTCCTAAACTTGTAAAACTCTTGGCAATTGGCCCTATATAAACATGTATCCGTGGTGAGCCTAGATTGGCAATCA harbors:
- the LOC133888031 gene encoding putative aconitate hydratase, cytoplasmic isoform X3, translating into MATAATKHAFKNILASLPKPGGGEYGKFYSLPALNDPRIDKLPYSIRILLESAIRNCDNLQVTKNDVEKIIDWENTSPKLAEIPFKPARCILMDNTGVPAVVDLAAMRDMMAKLGCDPYKINPLIPVDAVIDHAVRVDVARSHDALDKNMELEFDRNKERFGFLKWASTAFHNMQVFPPGSGTVHQVNLEYLARVVFNKDGIMYFDSVVGTDSHTTMINGLGVAGWGVGGIEAVVAMLGQPMGMVLPGVVGFKLTGKLRDGVTATDLVLTMTQMLRKHGAVGKFVEFYGVGVGELSLPARATIANMSPEYGATMGFFPVDHVTLDYLKLTGRSDETVSMIEAYLRANKMFVERHEPHTERVYSSYLELDLNEVEPCVSGPKRPHDRVPLKEMKSDWHACLDNDVGFKGFAVPKELQDKVVKFDFHGQPAEIKHGSVVLAAICSSTNTSNPSVMVGAGLVAKKASELGLEVKPWVKTSLTPGSVVAREYLKHSHLQDYLNQQGFHLAAFGCATCVGNSGNLDESVSAAITENDIVAAAVLSANRNFEGRVHPLTRANYLASPPLVVAYALAGTVDIDFEKEPIGVGKGGKEVYFRDIWPTTEEIEQVVKSSVQPYMFTQTYESIMKCNQRWNELTVPEAALFPWDPSSTYIRNPPYFEGMAMSPPGPPTVKDAYCLLNLGDSITTDHISYSGSIPEDSPAAKYLCACGVDRKNFSSYGGRRGNNEVVMRGAFANMRIINKLMDGKAGPWTVHVPTGEKLYAFDAAMKYKSEGDDTIIIAGAEYGSGSSRDSAAKGPMLLGVKAVIAKSFERIHRSNLVGMGIIPLCFKAGEDADSLGLNGHERYTIHLPTSINEIHPGQDVTVTTDNGKSFTCTLRLDTELELAYFNHGGILPYIIRNLAGPRI
- the LOC133888031 gene encoding putative aconitate hydratase, cytoplasmic isoform X1, which produces MEKHIRGCHCPPAGPRAPWPPPRVPFSPRGRLGLSWRHRPLPPVPQLRYGAYLTSATAADRKEDATKHAFKNILASLPKPGGGEYGKFYSLPALNDPRIDKLPYSIRILLESAIRNCDNLQVTKNDVEKIIDWENTSPKLAEIPFKPARCILMDNTGVPAVVDLAAMRDMMAKLGCDPYKINPLIPVDAVIDHAVRVDVARSHDALDKNMELEFDRNKERFGFLKWASTAFHNMQVFPPGSGTVHQVNLEYLARVVFNKDGIMYFDSVVGTDSHTTMINGLGVAGWGVGGIEAVVAMLGQPMGMVLPGVVGFKLTGKLRDGVTATDLVLTMTQMLRKHGAVGKFVEFYGVGVGELSLPARATIANMSPEYGATMGFFPVDHVTLDYLKLTGRSDETVSMIEAYLRANKMFVERHEPHTERVYSSYLELDLNEVEPCVSGPKRPHDRVPLKEMKSDWHACLDNDVGFKGFAVPKELQDKVVKFDFHGQPAEIKHGSVVLAAICSSTNTSNPSVMVGAGLVAKKASELGLEVKPWVKTSLTPGSVVAREYLKHSHLQDYLNQQGFHLAAFGCATCVGNSGNLDESVSAAITENDIVAAAVLSANRNFEGRVHPLTRANYLASPPLVVAYALAGTVDIDFEKEPIGVGKGGKEVYFRDIWPTTEEIEQVVKSSVQPYMFTQTYESIMKCNQRWNELTVPEAALFPWDPSSTYIRNPPYFEGMAMSPPGPPTVKDAYCLLNLGDSITTDHISYSGSIPEDSPAAKYLCACGVDRKNFSSYGGRRGNNEVVMRGAFANMRIINKLMDGKAGPWTVHVPTGEKLYAFDAAMKYKSEGDDTIIIAGAEYGSGSSRDSAAKGPMLLGVKAVIAKSFERIHRSNLVGMGIIPLCFKAGEDADSLGLNGHERYTIHLPTSINEIHPGQDVTVTTDNGKSFTCTLRLDTELELAYFNHGGILPYIIRNLAGPRI
- the LOC133888031 gene encoding putative aconitate hydratase, cytoplasmic isoform X2 is translated as MGMKGRRRQATKHAFKNILASLPKPGGGEYGKFYSLPALNDPRIDKLPYSIRILLESAIRNCDNLQVTKNDVEKIIDWENTSPKLAEIPFKPARCILMDNTGVPAVVDLAAMRDMMAKLGCDPYKINPLIPVDAVIDHAVRVDVARSHDALDKNMELEFDRNKERFGFLKWASTAFHNMQVFPPGSGTVHQVNLEYLARVVFNKDGIMYFDSVVGTDSHTTMINGLGVAGWGVGGIEAVVAMLGQPMGMVLPGVVGFKLTGKLRDGVTATDLVLTMTQMLRKHGAVGKFVEFYGVGVGELSLPARATIANMSPEYGATMGFFPVDHVTLDYLKLTGRSDETVSMIEAYLRANKMFVERHEPHTERVYSSYLELDLNEVEPCVSGPKRPHDRVPLKEMKSDWHACLDNDVGFKGFAVPKELQDKVVKFDFHGQPAEIKHGSVVLAAICSSTNTSNPSVMVGAGLVAKKASELGLEVKPWVKTSLTPGSVVAREYLKHSHLQDYLNQQGFHLAAFGCATCVGNSGNLDESVSAAITENDIVAAAVLSANRNFEGRVHPLTRANYLASPPLVVAYALAGTVDIDFEKEPIGVGKGGKEVYFRDIWPTTEEIEQVVKSSVQPYMFTQTYESIMKCNQRWNELTVPEAALFPWDPSSTYIRNPPYFEGMAMSPPGPPTVKDAYCLLNLGDSITTDHISYSGSIPEDSPAAKYLCACGVDRKNFSSYGGRRGNNEVVMRGAFANMRIINKLMDGKAGPWTVHVPTGEKLYAFDAAMKYKSEGDDTIIIAGAEYGSGSSRDSAAKGPMLLGVKAVIAKSFERIHRSNLVGMGIIPLCFKAGEDADSLGLNGHERYTIHLPTSINEIHPGQDVTVTTDNGKSFTCTLRLDTELELAYFNHGGILPYIIRNLAGPRI